A genomic region of Pirellulales bacterium contains the following coding sequences:
- a CDS encoding tetratricopeptide repeat protein, with product MAPERTFTPGEQAQVDEAKKLNARASELYQAGKAGEAIPLAEQALAVRKQVLGEKHPDYATSLNNLAFLYQAQGNYAKAQPLYVEVLAIRKQVLGEKHPDYAASLNNLAAMYESQGNYAKAEPLYVEALAISKQVLGEKHPEYALGLNNLAVLYQTQGNYAKAEPLYVEALAINKQALGQKHPHYASSLNNLAGLYRDQGNYAKAEPLFVEALATRKQILGEKHPDYAGSLNSLAFLYEAEGNYAKAEPLYVEALAINKQVLGERHPDYANSLNNLARFYQSQGDFAKAEPLYVEALAIRKQVLGEKHPHYANSLNNLAELYRAEGNYAKAEPLYVEALAIRKQVLGEKHPAYADSLNNLATLYQAQGNCAKAEPLYVEALAIRKQVLGEKHAYYATSLNNLAYLYYSQDDYAKAEPLYVEALAINKQVLGEKHPYYATSLSSLASLYQDQGNYAKAEPLYIEALAINKHALGEKHPDYATSLNNLAELYRAEGKYAQAEPLYVEALAINKHALGEKHPYYANSLNNLAELYRAEGNYAKVEPLYVEALAIRKQVLGEKHPDYADSLNNLAELYRAEGNYAKAEPLFVEALAIRKQVLGEKHPHYATSLSNLAYLYYSQGDYAKAETLYVEALAINKQVLGEKHPYYAISLNNLATLYQGQGNYAKAELLLVDALAINKQVLGEKHHDYATSLNNLAYCEVGLRSFGAAAGHARQATEIMRQHLEQTAAIQSEHQQLLMIDNVRDVFSDFLSAGRAAKMPPEIVYDEVLAWKGAVTSRQAFLRALRRDLAKKPQVAALYGDLETATSELTVLTNQVPTGPDRDAYKKRLNDLSEKVEDLQGKLANVSAQFAEQRAQQKRTGADLRKALPADTALVDLIEYYNYGWTEENQDKPIWRRRIAAFVVRHDQPVAWIDLGLSADIDSAVETWRAGYGRGEEAQQAAATLRKKVWQPLEASLTGANIVLISPDGELAKFPWIALPGNALGKFLIEERAIAVIPVPQALPELLATRGMAPFAESAEQKVPVPLAPPSLLLVGDVDYGGDPGVLLASDRGGRAVRDGESKWIP from the coding sequence ATGGCGCCGGAACGAACATTCACCCCCGGGGAACAGGCGCAAGTCGACGAGGCGAAAAAGCTGAACGCGCGAGCTAGCGAGCTTTACCAGGCAGGAAAAGCCGGTGAAGCGATTCCGCTTGCTGAGCAGGCACTCGCCGTCCGCAAGCAGGTTTTGGGAGAGAAGCATCCCGATTACGCCACCAGCCTGAACAATCTGGCGTTCTTGTATCAAGCCCAAGGGAACTACGCGAAAGCGCAACCCCTCTACGTCGAGGTGCTCGCGATTCGCAAGCAGGTTTTGGGAGAAAAGCATCCCGACTACGCCGCCAGCCTGAACAATCTGGCCGCAATGTACGAATCTCAAGGTAACTACGCCAAGGCGGAGCCGCTTTACGTCGAGGCGCTCGCCATTAGCAAGCAGGTTTTGGGAGAAAAGCATCCCGAATACGCGCTCGGCCTGAACAACCTCGCCGTTCTGTACCAAACCCAAGGAAACTATGCGAAGGCGGAGCCGCTGTACGTCGAGGCGCTCGCCATCAACAAGCAGGCTTTGGGACAGAAGCATCCCCATTACGCCAGTAGCCTGAACAATCTGGCCGGTTTATACAGAGACCAAGGAAACTACGCGAAGGCGGAGCCACTCTTCGTCGAGGCGCTCGCCACCCGCAAGCAGATTTTGGGAGAAAAGCATCCCGATTACGCCGGCAGCCTGAACAGTCTGGCATTTCTGTACGAAGCCGAAGGAAACTATGCGAAGGCGGAGCCGCTCTATGTCGAGGCGCTCGCCATCAATAAGCAGGTTTTGGGAGAGAGGCATCCCGACTACGCCAACAGCCTGAACAATCTGGCGCGGTTTTACCAAAGCCAAGGTGACTTCGCGAAGGCGGAGCCGCTGTACGTCGAGGCGCTCGCCATCCGCAAGCAGGTTTTGGGAGAAAAGCATCCCCATTACGCCAACAGCCTGAACAATCTGGCCGAGTTATACCGCGCCGAAGGAAACTACGCGAAGGCGGAGCCGCTGTACGTCGAGGCGCTCGCCATCCGCAAGCAGGTTTTGGGAGAGAAGCATCCCGCCTACGCTGACAGCCTGAACAATCTCGCCACGCTATACCAAGCCCAAGGAAACTGCGCGAAGGCGGAGCCACTCTACGTCGAAGCGCTCGCGATCCGCAAGCAGGTTTTGGGAGAGAAGCATGCCTATTACGCCACCAGCCTGAACAATCTTGCCTACTTGTACTATTCTCAAGATGACTACGCGAAGGCGGAGCCACTCTACGTCGAGGCGCTCGCCATCAACAAGCAGGTTTTGGGAGAGAAGCATCCCTACTACGCCACCAGCCTGAGCAGTCTGGCCTCGCTGTATCAGGACCAAGGGAACTACGCGAAAGCGGAGCCGCTGTACATCGAGGCGCTCGCCATCAACAAGCATGCTTTGGGAGAGAAGCATCCCGACTATGCCACCAGCCTGAACAATCTGGCCGAGTTATACCGCGCCGAAGGAAAATACGCGCAGGCGGAGCCGCTGTACGTCGAGGCGCTCGCCATCAACAAGCATGCTTTGGGAGAGAAGCATCCCTACTACGCTAACAGCCTGAACAATCTGGCCGAGTTATACCGCGCCGAAGGAAACTACGCGAAGGTGGAGCCGCTCTACGTCGAGGCGCTCGCCATCCGCAAGCAGGTTTTGGGAGAGAAGCATCCCGACTACGCTGACAGCCTGAACAATCTGGCCGAGTTATACCGCGCCGAAGGAAACTACGCGAAGGCGGAGCCACTCTTCGTCGAGGCGCTCGCCATCCGCAAGCAGGTTTTGGGAGAGAAGCATCCCCATTACGCCACCAGCCTGAGCAATCTGGCCTACTTGTACTATTCTCAAGGTGACTACGCGAAGGCGGAGACGCTCTACGTCGAGGCGCTCGCCATAAACAAGCAGGTTTTGGGAGAGAAGCATCCCTACTACGCCATCAGCCTGAACAATCTCGCCACGCTATACCAAGGCCAAGGAAACTACGCGAAGGCGGAACTGCTCTTGGTCGACGCGCTCGCCATCAACAAGCAGGTTTTGGGAGAGAAGCATCACGACTACGCCACCAGCCTGAACAATCTGGCATATTGCGAAGTAGGATTGCGTTCATTCGGTGCAGCCGCCGGCCACGCGCGACAGGCCACCGAAATCATGCGGCAGCATCTTGAGCAAACCGCCGCGATCCAGTCGGAACACCAACAACTGCTGATGATTGACAACGTCCGAGATGTTTTCAGCGACTTTCTATCCGCCGGCCGCGCGGCCAAGATGCCACCGGAAATTGTCTACGACGAGGTCTTGGCATGGAAAGGCGCCGTCACCAGCCGGCAGGCGTTCCTTAGGGCGCTTCGCCGCGATTTGGCGAAGAAGCCACAAGTGGCGGCACTGTACGGCGATCTCGAAACGGCGACCAGCGAATTAACGGTGTTAACCAACCAGGTTCCCACCGGGCCCGACCGCGATGCCTACAAAAAACGGCTGAACGACCTCAGCGAAAAGGTCGAAGACCTGCAAGGGAAGCTGGCAAATGTCAGCGCTCAATTTGCCGAGCAACGAGCTCAACAAAAGCGGACCGGCGCGGATTTGCGCAAAGCCCTCCCGGCCGACACCGCCCTGGTGGACCTTATTGAGTACTACAATTACGGCTGGACCGAGGAGAACCAAGACAAGCCGATCTGGCGCCGGCGCATCGCTGCCTTCGTCGTGCGGCATGACCAACCGGTGGCCTGGATTGATCTGGGCCTGAGCGCCGATATCGACTCGGCCGTCGAGACGTGGCGCGCGGGGTATGGCCGCGGCGAGGAAGCGCAGCAGGCGGCCGCGACGCTGCGGAAAAAAGTCTGGCAACCGCTGGAAGCCAGCTTGACCGGCGCGAACATTGTCTTGATCTCTCCCGATGGTGAACTGGCCAAGTTCCCTTGGATCGCCTTGCCGGGCAATGCGCTGGGCAAGTTCTTGATCGAAGAGCGGGCGATCGCCGTGATTCCGGTTCCCCAGGCGCTACCGGAACTGTTGGCCACCCGGGGAATGGCTCCTTTTGCGGAGTCCGCGGAGCAAAAGGTGCCTGTCCCCCTCGCGCCGCCTTCGCTGCTATTGGTCGGCGACGTTGACTACGGCGGCGATCCCGGCGTGCTGCTCGCCAGCGATCGGGGCGGGCGAGCCGTTCGCGACGGCGAGTCAAAATGGATTCCC
- a CDS encoding aryl-sulfate sulfotransferase, whose product MATVAAVAVTFAAVLASTANADPAQDAAKKDEAPPPTPAKLGVSINDPRALPGYNLINASGKTTYLFDNEGRVVHSWTSEHLSSVASYLLENGNLFRPAEAENRKPGFQGPAAGGRIQEFDWDGNLVWDFEYHSEKRLPHHDAIKLPNGNALLICWEMIDEKEAVAKGRRPESVKDSHLQADCLIEIKPTGKTTGEVVWEWRSWDHLIQDRDKTKPNYGNISEHPELFDVNFIHGEEDQVAKMMATKDGQDKLRTLGYVGGASATPADNKAAPKNDGDKKDADKKDAGQSAKKDDQSKSQSKDAQKKDQPSGPRKEADWMHVNAVDYNADLDQIVLSSPHFSEIWIIDHSTTTEEAKGHAGGRWGKGGDILYRWGNPRAYRNGTKADQRLFFQHNVQWIRKGLSGEGHLLVFNNGSGRKPEEYSSVDEFVPPTDRDGKYIRDEGGPFGPDKALWSYSAPNKKDFYSFFISGAQRLPNGNTLIDSGASGVVFEVTPEHETVWKFANPFKNMMGGPPLGSGPPKLVEVFSGFIRDMLGMKEEQRKKLDEIDKGLIAKIEQALTAEQKKILAEPIDFDFSKFPAPGEFLSAFKRDKLKLTDAQAKEMQSLQNDLDSKLASILTDDQKHQIEEFKNNPPGGRPGGAPPGRGGPGGPPGGGGPGGPRPGGGGPPRMGNTLFRATRYALDFPAFKGKSITPGKTLVEIQQELDKPQPRKEPSSAKPKEAQASN is encoded by the coding sequence ATGGCGACCGTCGCGGCGGTCGCGGTGACGTTCGCGGCGGTCCTCGCCTCGACGGCCAACGCTGACCCCGCGCAAGACGCCGCGAAGAAAGACGAAGCGCCGCCGCCCACGCCCGCAAAACTGGGCGTCTCGATCAACGACCCGCGCGCGTTGCCCGGCTACAACCTGATCAACGCGAGTGGCAAGACGACGTACCTGTTCGACAACGAAGGCCGCGTCGTTCACTCGTGGACCAGCGAGCATCTCAGCTCGGTCGCATCCTACCTTCTCGAAAATGGAAATCTGTTTCGCCCCGCCGAGGCGGAGAATCGCAAGCCAGGCTTCCAAGGCCCGGCCGCGGGCGGTCGCATCCAAGAGTTCGACTGGGACGGCAATCTCGTTTGGGATTTCGAGTATCACAGCGAAAAGCGCTTGCCCCACCACGACGCGATCAAACTCCCCAACGGAAACGCTCTGCTCATCTGTTGGGAAATGATCGATGAAAAAGAAGCCGTTGCCAAGGGCCGCCGACCAGAGAGCGTGAAGGATTCTCACCTGCAGGCCGATTGCCTGATCGAAATCAAGCCCACCGGCAAGACAACGGGAGAAGTCGTATGGGAATGGCGCAGCTGGGATCACCTGATCCAAGACCGCGACAAAACCAAGCCCAATTACGGCAACATTTCCGAGCACCCCGAGCTGTTCGACGTGAATTTCATTCACGGCGAGGAAGACCAGGTCGCTAAAATGATGGCGACCAAGGACGGTCAAGATAAGCTCCGCACCCTGGGCTACGTTGGCGGCGCTTCCGCAACGCCCGCCGACAATAAAGCCGCTCCCAAGAACGATGGCGACAAGAAGGATGCCGACAAAAAGGACGCGGGGCAAAGTGCCAAGAAAGACGATCAGTCGAAATCGCAATCCAAGGATGCCCAGAAGAAGGATCAGCCGAGCGGGCCACGAAAGGAAGCCGATTGGATGCACGTCAACGCGGTGGATTACAACGCCGATCTTGACCAAATTGTCCTGAGCAGCCCGCACTTCTCGGAAATCTGGATCATCGACCACAGCACCACCACGGAAGAAGCCAAAGGGCACGCCGGCGGTCGCTGGGGCAAGGGGGGCGACATCCTCTATCGCTGGGGCAACCCGCGAGCCTATCGCAACGGGACCAAGGCCGATCAACGGCTCTTCTTCCAGCACAACGTCCAATGGATTCGCAAGGGGCTGAGCGGGGAAGGTCATTTGCTCGTCTTCAATAACGGCAGCGGACGCAAGCCCGAGGAATACTCCTCGGTCGATGAGTTCGTCCCGCCGACCGATAGGGACGGCAAATACATTCGCGATGAGGGTGGCCCGTTTGGCCCGGATAAGGCGCTGTGGAGCTATTCCGCGCCCAACAAGAAGGACTTCTACTCGTTCTTTATTTCGGGCGCTCAACGCCTCCCGAACGGAAACACTTTGATTGACTCGGGCGCCAGCGGAGTCGTCTTCGAAGTGACGCCTGAACATGAGACCGTTTGGAAGTTCGCTAACCCATTTAAGAACATGATGGGCGGGCCACCACTTGGAAGCGGACCGCCAAAGCTGGTCGAAGTGTTCAGCGGTTTCATCCGAGATATGTTGGGTATGAAGGAAGAACAGCGGAAGAAACTCGACGAGATCGACAAAGGATTGATCGCCAAAATCGAACAGGCTCTCACCGCCGAACAAAAGAAGATCCTGGCCGAGCCGATCGATTTCGATTTCAGCAAGTTTCCCGCGCCGGGCGAATTCCTCTCAGCGTTCAAAAGGGACAAGCTGAAGCTCACGGACGCCCAGGCGAAAGAGATGCAGTCCCTCCAAAACGACCTCGATTCGAAGCTTGCAAGCATTTTGACCGACGACCAGAAACATCAAATCGAAGAGTTTAAGAACAATCCACCCGGCGGTCGACCGGGCGGGGCGCCTCCTGGTAGAGGCGGGCCGGGCGGACCTCCGGGCGGAGGTGGACCGGGCGGGCCTCGTCCCGGCGGAGGTGGGCCGCCCCGCATGGGCAATACGCTCTTCCGAGCCACCCGATACGCGCTCGACTTCCCCGCGTTCAAAGGCAAGTCGATCACTCCCGGCAAAACGCTCGTGGAAATCCAACAAGAACTCGACAAGCCGCAGCCTAGAAAAGAACCGAGTTCGGCCAAACCTAAGGAGGCTCAGGCTTCGAATTAG